The sequence CGCTGGCCTCTTTCATAGTACTGCCCATTCTCATTGCCTTGGTGGCGCTTTAGAAATCGAAGTTGTCAGGGTCTGGACCGACCCGTTGGTCTTGGTTAAGGCTGGCAATCAAGGTCATATCCTCTTCCGTTAACTGAAAATCAAACAGGGCAGCATTTTTGATGATCCGCTGCTCTTTGGTAGATTTAGGGATCGTTACAATGCCACGCTGCAAATCCCAACGCAGAATAACCTGAGCCACGGATTTACCGTGTTTAACAGCAATATCTTGTAATAGAGGCTGCTCCAGCAATTGGCCCTGCATCAGTGGGGACCAGGCTTCCAATTGAATACCCTGCTCCTTGCAGAAGCTGAGCAGTTCTTGCTGAGAGAGATACGGATGGAGTTCGACCTGATTGACCATGGGTACAATTTCGCTATCCTTCACAACATCCTCCAGATGATGGATCTGGAAGTTGCTGACACCGATGGCTTTGACCCGGCCTTCTTTATATAATGTCTCCAGCGCTCTCCAGGCTTCTTGGTATTTTTCCTTGACCGGCCAGTGAATGAGATATAAATCAAGATAGTCCAGACCAAGTTTCGCCAGGCTTGTCTCGTAGGCGGCAAGGGTTGATTCGTAGCCCAGATCCGCATTCCATACTTTTGAAGTGACGAAGAGTTCCTCTCTTAACAGCTTGTTCTCCAGCAGGGCTTCACGGATTCCCTGACCAACGCCGGTCTCATTCTCATAAATTGCTGCAGTGTCGATGCTGCGGTAGCCGTGGGCAATGGCCGACTTTACGGCCTCCACTAGCTCTGCGCCTTCTTTTACTTTAAATACTCCGAGTCCAAACCACGGCATCTCCACACCATTGTGCAGTGTAGTTGTATCCTGTAAATGCTTAGCCATATTAAATAACCTCCCAAGTTGTATTGAATAGCAATTCCAAATTTATATCAAAGACTACAGGTTTATAAATAAGCAGGTT comes from Paenibacillus sp. 19GGS1-52 and encodes:
- a CDS encoding aldo/keto reductase, whose product is MAKHLQDTTTLHNGVEMPWFGLGVFKVKEGAELVEAVKSAIAHGYRSIDTAAIYENETGVGQGIREALLENKLLREELFVTSKVWNADLGYESTLAAYETSLAKLGLDYLDLYLIHWPVKEKYQEAWRALETLYKEGRVKAIGVSNFQIHHLEDVVKDSEIVPMVNQVELHPYLSQQELLSFCKEQGIQLEAWSPLMQGQLLEQPLLQDIAVKHGKSVAQVILRWDLQRGIVTIPKSTKEQRIIKNAALFDFQLTEEDMTLIASLNQDQRVGPDPDNFDF